In Burkholderiaceae bacterium DAT-1, the genomic stretch GAGCGGCGCATGATGGTGACGCTGGAACAGCAGCGCTGGCGGTTTGCGTCGCTTAAATATCGGCATCAAGCGTGCAGGCCGCATCCGGCGGATAGCCTGCCCATGCTGACGCAAATGCAGCAGCGCCTGATACGGGCGCACGCGCACATGCTGGCACGCCTGAATACGCGGGTGACCCACGCCGAAAGCCGGCTGGCTGGATTGAATCCAGATGCTGTCCTGCAGCGCGGCTATGCCATTATCCACGATCGCAAGGGCAAGGTGATTCGGGGCGTGTCTGATCTGAAATCCGGTGATGCTATTTCGTTGCGCATGGCGGATGGTGACATCGCTGCGCGTATCGACAAGGCGGCCGAGCAGGGTGCGCTCGATTTCTGAGCTTAACTCCTGAGCAGCGCCTCACGACCTGCAAGCCAGCGATTCAGATGCTGGTCGGCGACGCCGGGGGCATTGCGGATCAGTTCTTCAGCCAGATCGCGTGCCGCATCCAGCAAATCCACGTCCTGCTCCAGATCGGCAAATCGCAGCATCGGGACGCCCGACTGCCGCGCGCCCAGAAACTCCCCCGGGCCACGGATACGCAAGTCTTCTCTCGCAATCACAAAGCCATCAGTGGATTCGTAGATCACCTTTAGCCGTGCCTTGGCTACCTCGCCCAGTGGCGTGGTGAACAGCAGGACACAATGCGATTCGCCACCACCGCGCCCCACGCGTCCGCGTAACTGATGCAATTGTGCCAGCCCCATGCGCTCGGCATGCTCGATCACCATCAGGGTCGCATTGGGGACATCCACACCGACTTCAATCACCGTGGTGGCCACTAGCACCGATAGTTCGCCCGATGCGAATGCGGCCATCACCGCGGCCTTCTCGGCAGGTTTCAGGCGTCCGTGCACCAGTCCCACCGGAATCGGCGCCAACATGCCCGAGAGCTGCTCCCATGTATCCACCGCCGTCTGAAGCTGAAGGGTTTCTGATTCCTCAATCAGCGGGCACACCCAGTAAGCCTGTCTGCCGCTCTCCACTACATGTTTAACGCGCGCCACCATCTCATCGCGACGTGCATCATTGATCAGATGCGTGCGGATGGGTGTACGGCCGGGTGGCAGTTCGTCAATCACGCTGACATCCAGATCAGCGTAATAGCTCATGGCGAGCGTGCGCGGGATCGGCGTGGCCGACATCATCAATAGATGCGGCGATGCGCCCTTGCTGCGTAGCGCCAGACGCTGGTGCACGCCAAAGCGGTGTTGCTCGTCCACGATAACCAGACCCAGGCGCTCGAACTGTACCGTTTCCTGGAACAAAGCATGCGTACCCACCGCAATGGCGGCATGGCCCCCGGCAACACGTTCGACGGCATGCGCCTTGTCCTTGGCTTTGAGCGAGCCGGCCAGCCAGACAATTTCCAGACCAAGGGGAGACAGCCATTCGCTGAACTTTTTCCAGTGCTGTTCCGCCAGAATTTCAGTCGGCGCCATCAAGGCAACCTGATAGCCGGCCTCGATTGCATCGAGTGCGGCGAGCGCCGACACAATGGTCTTGCCACTACCCACGTCACCCTGCAGAAGACGCTGCATGGGATGACTGGAGGCCAGATCGCTGCGTATCTGCTTGAGTACCTTGCTCTGAGCGCCTGTCAGCTTGAAGGGCAGGCGTGCCAGCAAGGGTTCGGCCAGCTTGCCGGTGGCCTGAATCACGGGCGCCTGGTGCTCTCGACGACGCTGGTAGGCCAGACGCATGGAGAGCTGCTGTGCCAATAGCTCATCAAATTTCATGCGTTCCCATGCAGGATGGGTTCGGTCGGATAAGGCGGATAAGCGCACATCCGGCGGTGGCGCATGAAGACATTTCACCGCATCGGCAAAGCCCATCAGATTGTGATGGTCAAGGATGCCCTGCGGCAGGGTATCGGTGAGCGGACATTGTTCCAGCGCATTCATGACCAGACGGCGAATAGTGGCCTGATTGAGCCCATTCACCACGCCATATACGGGTGTTAGGGTTTCCGACAGCGAACTGGTATCGGTGACGACCCGGATCTTGGGGTGCACCATCTCATCGCCAAGAAAACCCCGTCTGATTTCACCCAGCAGGCGCACGCGCTTGCCCGTTGCCAGCTGCTGTTGCTGGCTGGGATAGAAATTCAGCAGGCGGACAATTAACTCGTCATTGGCTTCCTGAATGCGCGCCACCAGCTGCTTGCGCGGGCGGAACGTCACCTCCGAGCTGGTGACTGTGCCTTCCACCTGCACCGGTATGCCCATTGGCGCCTCTGCAATGGGGTAGAGCCGTGTTTCGTCCTCGTAACGCAGGGGAAGATGAAGCACCAGATCGAAACCACTGTGAATGTGCAGCTTGGCGAGTTGATCGCGGCGGGATTTTGGGATGCGCTCGAAGTTCATGCCGGGCTCACCTCGGTGACAAGCGCTATCCCATCCCGGCATTGCCAGCGGATATTCAGCTGATAGAGCACCATGCCATAGAGCCGATCAGTATCGTCGGCGTAGCCGGGGCGAGGATCTTGCGCCAGCACTTCGATGATCAGCTGGCGTAGCTTCGGATACTTGCGGGCATGCGTGGCAAGGGCAGATTCGGCATCGGGCGCAAATTCGACTGCCATGGGCGTCTCGCCGCGATCCGCATAACCATCGCGTGCGTCGGCAATTGCATCGGCATAGCCTAGATACGGTTTGATATCGAGAATGGGCGTGCCATCCAGCAAATCGCCGCCTTCGATATGGATAGCCACACCATTGCGGGTGTCCACTTTCACCAGTTTGACCACCGACATGCCCATCGGATTGGGGCGATGTGTGGCGCGGGTGGCAAACACGCCCACGCGCGTATTGCCGCCCAGCTTGGGTGGCCGCACGGTTGGCCGCCAGCCGGCATCCGCCGTGGCATGAAATGCAAACATCACCCACAAATGACTGAATTGCTCCAGACCACGCACGGCATCGGGCGTATCAAACGGCGCTTTCAGCCGTAGCACTGCGGTTGCCGAGGGCGTGAGTCCGGGCTGGCGCGGAATCGCGAACTTCTCCTTGAAGCAGCTTTCCACATAGCCGAGCGTATGCATGCCCCACTCCGGCGGAGCAAGGGTCTGACGGATGCTGTCGAGTGCGGTTGCCGGCGCACCTGAGAGCGTTGTGCCTATCATCCCAAGGGCTGCATACACCCGTCCGGCATCAGGTGATTGATGGACAATGGCGCGATACTGACGCTGCACCAGTGCCGCATCACCGCGCGCAATCGGGCCGGTAAGCGCGGGGGCGAGCGTGGATTGAACCGGCGCATGGCGGTCAATATTGTCGAGCGTGGCCTGAATGAGCGGTCGCAGAGCCGGCCATGCCTGATCGCGTGGCACGCCAGCCGCAGACATCGTTTGCAGGGCGGTTTCCATCAACGACACGAGATGATTGCATGCCAGAACAGCTGCGCCGTGATAAAGCAGCTTGTCCTCGCTGCGTATGCGGAAGCAGTGTGCGCCGAGCGCAGTCAGGAGCGGTTCAAGTACGGATAATGCGGCTTCATCGCCCTCAAGTGCGCAATAGCAGCCCGAAAACTGCTGAATGGCCACTTCCGGCGTAGTAAAGCTCATGAGCGGATGTGCGCTTGCAATAAGTGCGCCTTTAGCGCGTAGTGGCGCGAGCAGATCGGAGGATGCAGATCCGCTGGCGTGAAAGACAACCGTGCCGGGCTGAATGGCTGCACTGCAGGCCAGCGCGGTGCATGCATCCACCAGTTTGTCATCCTGAGTGGCCAGTAATACGAGATTGGCAGGCGGGAGCGCAGAGATTGTGGCTGCGTGTCCGGCACCAATCCAATGTATGGCTGTCTCCGCAGCCGTAGGTGTGCGGCCGGCAATGCCGTATATCTCAACCAGTCCGCGTGCATGTAGCAGTCGGGTGAGCGTTTGTCCGAGTCGGCCCGGACCAATGAGGTGAAAGCGCGGTAGTGACATGGCGCACATTATCGCATGGCGCGCGGATTGCGCGTGTTTGCTTGTTGATCAGCTAAAAAACGTATAATGGACAAACCCGCCTGCGTGCGATTAAATGACATCGGAATATTTTGGAGCCAGCTTAATGCGCCACATCGCATTGTTACTGCTTGTAATGCCAGCCCTTGCTGGGGAGATTTACCAATACACCGATGCCAATGGCAGTAAGGTATATACCGATCGACCACCGCCTGGCGCAGCCAAGCGTACCGATATCAAACAGAATGTGATCGACACCAGTGGCGGTAATTTTCTGGTTCGAGAGGCAATGCGTAAACATCCGGTAGTTATGTGGGCTACGCCGGATTGCGGGCCGTTGTGTGAGAGCGGTAAAGCGTTCCTGCTGAAGAATGGCATTCAGTACGCTTTCCGCAATCCGCAGGCTAGCCAGGCTGATCAGACTGCGTTTGCACAGGTAGTGCCGGATCGCGTTGTGCCGGTGCTGCAGGTTGGCAGTACTGTTTTGCGCGGATTCGATCCTGATCAGTGGCGAGCAACGCTTGATCAAGCAGGCTATCCGCACACGGTTGACCCAACCATCAAGGCAGGGCCAGCAGCTGTTGCGCCTGCATCCGGACAAGCCAAAAAAGGTCAGGGGCAATAGCCCGCACTTAATCGCTCAAGCGTATAAGCTCACCCTCATAGGTAATTGTGAATGCAAATTGCAACATGGAACGTCAACTCGCTCAAGGTACGCCTTCCACAGGTATTGGAATGGCTGGACTCCCGTCCCGAGTTGACAGTACTGGCCATTCAGGAAACTAAAATGGAAGACCATGTCTTCCCCAAGGCTGATATTGAAGCGGCAGGATTCCATGTGGCATTCACCGGACAGAAAACTTACAACGGCGTAGCCATGGTGTCGCGTGCGCCCATTTCCGATGTGGTATTCAATATTCCGGGCTTCGAAGACCCGCAGCGCCGTGTGATTACCGCGACGGTGGATGGCGTCCGCGTGATCGGTGCCTATGTGGTAAACGGTGAAGCGCTCGACTCGGAAAAATACCCCTATAAGCTGGCCTGGCTGGATGCCCTGATTGCCTTTGTGCGCGACGAGCTGACGCGACACCCCAAACTGGCACTGGTTGGCGACTTCAATATCGCCCCAGATGATCGCGACGTGCACGACCCGGTAAAATGGCAGGATACAGTACTGGTCAGCGGCCCCGAGCGCGCACGCTTCCAGCAGTTGCTTGATCTGGGTCTGACAGACAGCTTTCGCCTGTTCGAGCAGGAAGCTGCTGCATTCAGCTGGTGGGATTATCGTGCGGCAGGCTTCCGGCGCAATGCGGGATTACGTATCGATCATGTGCTCTTGAGCAAGCCGCTTGCAGATACGTGCTCTGCCTGTGAAATTGATAAAGGCCCGCGCAAGAACGAGCGACCGAGCGATCACGCCCCTGTGATTGCGACGGTTGCTTAATGCGAGGAGCAACAAAAAACGCCAGCGCTTGAATGCTGGCGTTTTTTTCTTGTGTAGGGGTCATCCCTGACGCTTGATTGCCAGCGGCCCCGGCGCCTGACAGGTCGGCATCAGTTCGATGGTGTTGATATTCACATGAGCAGGGCGACTGATCAGCCAGGCTACCGTGTCGGCAATGTCTTCCGGCATCAGTGGCTCGGTACCGGTGTAGACCGATGCTGCCTTGGCGTCATCACCCTTGAAGCGCACATTGGAGAATTCGCTGCCGCCGCACAGGCCCGGTTCGATATTACTCACCCGCACGGCAGTGCCCAGCAAATCAGCTTTCAGATTCAGCGTAAATTGCTGCACAAAGGCCTTGGTGGCGCCGTACACATTGCCGCCCGGATAGGGATAGCTACCCGCAATCGAGCCGATATTGATCACATGCCCGCGATTGCGATCAACCATGCCCGGCAATACCGCACGGGTCATGGACACAAGGCCGGTGCAGTTGGTCTCGATCATCTGATCCCAGTCAGCCAGATGCGCAGCATGTGCAGGCTCCAGACCCAGAGCCAGACCGGCATTGTTTACCAGCACATCAATGTCTGACCAGCCTTCAGGCAAGTCTGCGAGCAATGCATTGATCGAGACGCGATCGCGTACATCGAGCTCGCGCGACAGAATCTGGCCGGGGAATTCAGCTGCAAGCGTCTCTAGTCGATCTAGACGACGTGCCGCTGCGATGACGCGGTGGCCATCCTGTGCGCTACGTCTGGCAATCGCCAGACCAAATCCGGAGCTGGCTCCGGTGACCAGAATGATGCGTGACATAGTTATTTCCTGTGTAAATCCGGATCAGCGTGTGGCTGCCTGCTGCAAGGCGGGAAGATGCTGGGCGTAGTGTTCCGGCTTGAAGCCAATCAGCAGCAATTCACCAGCCGACAGCACGGGACGCTTAATCAGCGAAGGCAACTCGGTGATCAAGGCCAGCGCGGCCTCATCCGAGGTGATCGCAGCCTGTTGCTCCGCAGTCAGCTTGCGCCACGTCGTACCCTGACGATTGATGACCACATCACGTCCCAGCGTGTCTAGCCAGAGTCGAGCAGCGTCTTGCGGCAGTCCCTGCTTCTTGAAATCGTGAAAGACAAAGTCAATTTGCTGTTCGCTGAGCCAGGTGCGGGCTTTTTTGACGGTGTCACAGTTGGGTATGCCGTACAGCGTAATCATGTGTTGCTCGTTATTCCACGTCGAGTATGAAGTTAAATACGGTGTCAGGGCCATTTACTGAAGGAGCGGGGGATGCTACCTGCTGGCGCTGTGCCAGCTTGGCCGCTTCCTGTTCTTCCAGTGTTTGCGCATTGTTCACCAGCCACGCAAAGTTGGAGGATGAATCCGCGTTTGCTAGGGCTTCCTCGTAGGTAATTTCACCAGCGCGATAGAGGCGGTACAGCGATTGTTCGAAGGTTTGCGAGCCTGTGCTCAGACTTTGCTCCATGGCCTCACGGATATCTTCGATCTTGCCGGAGCGAATGAGTTCGGCAATCCGCGTTGAATTCACCAGCACCTCAACTGCGGGCACTAGATTGCCCTGGCTGTTACGTACCAGTCGCTGCGAAATGACGGCTTTCAGCGCAGCAGCCAAGTCAGCCAGCAGGCTTTCGCGCGCTTCATGCGGGAAGAAATTAATGATGCGATTCAGCATGTGATAGCTGTTGTTCGCATGGAGTGTCGAAATGCACAGGTGACCAGCCTGCGCATAGGTCAGCGCATGCTGCATGGTCATCTTGTCGCGGATTTCGCCAATCATCAGCACATCGGGTGCTTCACGCATGGCGTTCTTTAGGGCATCGGAAAAGCTGTGCGTATCAATGCCGACTTCACGCTGACTGACAATGCACTTGCGATGCGGAAAGACGTATTCAACCGGATCTTCGATGGTCAGAATATGGCCGGAAGCCGTGCTATTTCGATGCTCCAGCATGGCCGTCATGGTGGATGACTTGCCAGAACCCGTTGCGCCGACAATAAAAATCAGGCCGCGCTTTTCCATGATCAGCTGGCTCAGTGCCGGTGGCAGGCGTAACGCCTCGATACCCGGAGAAACCGAACGGATATAGCGCACGACCATGGCGGTCTGACCGCGTTGCCTGAAGATATTGACCCGGAAATTACCCACATCGGCAATCGGAATCCCGAAGTTCATCTCCCATTCGCTCTGGAAGGTGCGCTTCTGTTCGGGTGACATCAGCTCATCTGCCAGTTTGTCGACATGCTCCGGGGTCAGTACCTGGCGATTGATGGGATGTAGCACCCCTTCGATCTTGATCTGAATAGGGGCGCCGGCGGTGATAAACAGATCACTGGCGCGACGCTCGGCCATCAGTTTGAAAAAAGGCAGAAGAAACATGGTCGTCAGATGCTGCAAATGAGAGTGCGCCAAGTCTAACATGCTGGCGTAATAAAAAACCCGCCCAGTGGGCGGGTCATCGGGTTTGGATCGATCAGGCGGGCTGCTTGCTGACCGTCTCGTCACGCAGGGCACGGCGCAGGATCTTGCCTACATTGGTCTTCGGCAGTTCGGTGCGGAATTCGACGTGGCGCGGCACCTTGTACGCGGTCAGATTCTTGCGGCAGTGCTCCAGCAGTTCATCCTTGCTGATTTCCTTGCCGGGCTTGGCGACCACAAAAAT encodes the following:
- the recG gene encoding ATP-dependent DNA helicase RecG codes for the protein MPGWDSACHRGEPGMNFERIPKSRRDQLAKLHIHSGFDLVLHLPLRYEDETRLYPIAEAPMGIPVQVEGTVTSSEVTFRPRKQLVARIQEANDELIVRLLNFYPSQQQQLATGKRVRLLGEIRRGFLGDEMVHPKIRVVTDTSSLSETLTPVYGVVNGLNQATIRRLVMNALEQCPLTDTLPQGILDHHNLMGFADAVKCLHAPPPDVRLSALSDRTHPAWERMKFDELLAQQLSMRLAYQRRREHQAPVIQATGKLAEPLLARLPFKLTGAQSKVLKQIRSDLASSHPMQRLLQGDVGSGKTIVSALAALDAIEAGYQVALMAPTEILAEQHWKKFSEWLSPLGLEIVWLAGSLKAKDKAHAVERVAGGHAAIAVGTHALFQETVQFERLGLVIVDEQHRFGVHQRLALRSKGASPHLLMMSATPIPRTLAMSYYADLDVSVIDELPPGRTPIRTHLINDARRDEMVARVKHVVESGRQAYWVCPLIEESETLQLQTAVDTWEQLSGMLAPIPVGLVHGRLKPAEKAAVMAAFASGELSVLVATTVIEVGVDVPNATLMVIEHAERMGLAQLHQLRGRVGRGGGESHCVLLFTTPLGEVAKARLKVIYESTDGFVIAREDLRIRGPGEFLGARQSGVPMLRFADLEQDVDLLDAARDLAEELIRNAPGVADQHLNRWLAGREALLRS
- the tsaA gene encoding tRNA (N6-threonylcarbamoyladenosine(37)-N6)-methyltransferase TrmO, with the protein product MSLPRFHLIGPGRLGQTLTRLLHARGLVEIYGIAGRTPTAAETAIHWIGAGHAATISALPPANLVLLATQDDKLVDACTALACSAAIQPGTVVFHASGSASSDLLAPLRAKGALIASAHPLMSFTTPEVAIQQFSGCYCALEGDEAALSVLEPLLTALGAHCFRIRSEDKLLYHGAAVLACNHLVSLMETALQTMSAAGVPRDQAWPALRPLIQATLDNIDRHAPVQSTLAPALTGPIARGDAALVQRQYRAIVHQSPDAGRVYAALGMIGTTLSGAPATALDSIRQTLAPPEWGMHTLGYVESCFKEKFAIPRQPGLTPSATAVLRLKAPFDTPDAVRGLEQFSHLWVMFAFHATADAGWRPTVRPPKLGGNTRVGVFATRATHRPNPMGMSVVKLVKVDTRNGVAIHIEGGDLLDGTPILDIKPYLGYADAIADARDGYADRGETPMAVEFAPDAESALATHARKYPKLRQLIIEVLAQDPRPGYADDTDRLYGMVLYQLNIRWQCRDGIALVTEVSPA
- a CDS encoding glutaredoxin family protein, producing the protein MRHIALLLLVMPALAGEIYQYTDANGSKVYTDRPPPGAAKRTDIKQNVIDTSGGNFLVREAMRKHPVVMWATPDCGPLCESGKAFLLKNGIQYAFRNPQASQADQTAFAQVVPDRVVPVLQVGSTVLRGFDPDQWRATLDQAGYPHTVDPTIKAGPAAVAPASGQAKKGQGQ
- the xth gene encoding exodeoxyribonuclease III, whose translation is MQIATWNVNSLKVRLPQVLEWLDSRPELTVLAIQETKMEDHVFPKADIEAAGFHVAFTGQKTYNGVAMVSRAPISDVVFNIPGFEDPQRRVITATVDGVRVIGAYVVNGEALDSEKYPYKLAWLDALIAFVRDELTRHPKLALVGDFNIAPDDRDVHDPVKWQDTVLVSGPERARFQQLLDLGLTDSFRLFEQEAAAFSWWDYRAAGFRRNAGLRIDHVLLSKPLADTCSACEIDKGPRKNERPSDHAPVIATVA
- a CDS encoding SDR family oxidoreductase codes for the protein MSRIILVTGASSGFGLAIARRSAQDGHRVIAAARRLDRLETLAAEFPGQILSRELDVRDRVSINALLADLPEGWSDIDVLVNNAGLALGLEPAHAAHLADWDQMIETNCTGLVSMTRAVLPGMVDRNRGHVINIGSIAGSYPYPGGNVYGATKAFVQQFTLNLKADLLGTAVRVSNIEPGLCGGSEFSNVRFKGDDAKAASVYTGTEPLMPEDIADTVAWLISRPAHVNINTIELMPTCQAPGPLAIKRQG
- a CDS encoding ArsC family reductase — encoded protein: MITLYGIPNCDTVKKARTWLSEQQIDFVFHDFKKQGLPQDAARLWLDTLGRDVVINRQGTTWRKLTAEQQAAITSDEAALALITELPSLIKRPVLSAGELLLIGFKPEHYAQHLPALQQAATR
- a CDS encoding PilT/PilU family type 4a pilus ATPase — protein: MFLLPFFKLMAERRASDLFITAGAPIQIKIEGVLHPINRQVLTPEHVDKLADELMSPEQKRTFQSEWEMNFGIPIADVGNFRVNIFRQRGQTAMVVRYIRSVSPGIEALRLPPALSQLIMEKRGLIFIVGATGSGKSSTMTAMLEHRNSTASGHILTIEDPVEYVFPHRKCIVSQREVGIDTHSFSDALKNAMREAPDVLMIGEIRDKMTMQHALTYAQAGHLCISTLHANNSYHMLNRIINFFPHEARESLLADLAAALKAVISQRLVRNSQGNLVPAVEVLVNSTRIAELIRSGKIEDIREAMEQSLSTGSQTFEQSLYRLYRAGEITYEEALANADSSSNFAWLVNNAQTLEEQEAAKLAQRQQVASPAPSVNGPDTVFNFILDVE